One genomic region from Jilunia laotingensis encodes:
- a CDS encoding phosphoglycerate kinase: MMTIDKFNFAGKKAFVRVDFNVPLDENFNITDDTRIRAALPTLKKILADGGSVIIGSHLGRPKGVADKFSLKHIVKHVSELLGVEVQFANDCMGEEAAVKAAALQPGEVLLLENLRFYAEEEGKPRGLAEDATDEEKAAAKKAVKESQKEFTKKLASYADCYVNDAFGTAHRAHASTALIAKYFDKDNKMFGYLMEKEVKAVDKILNDIKRPFTAIMGGSKVSSKIEIIENLLNKVDNLIITGGMTYTFTKAQGGHIGLSIVEDDKLDLALELMKKAKEKGVNLVLAVDAKIADSFSNDANTKFCAVNEIPDGWEGLDIGPKSEEIFANVIKNSKTILWNGPTGVFEFENFTHGSRSVGEAIVEATKNGAFSLVGGGDSVACVNKFGLADGVSYVSTGGGALLEAIEGKVLPGIAAIEE; this comes from the coding sequence ATTATGACAATTGACAAATTCAACTTTGCTGGTAAAAAGGCATTCGTTCGCGTTGATTTCAACGTGCCCTTGGACGAAAACTTCAACATTACTGATGACACTCGTATTCGCGCAGCTCTTCCTACTCTGAAAAAGATTCTGGCAGACGGTGGTAGTGTGATTATCGGTTCTCACCTGGGACGTCCGAAAGGTGTTGCCGATAAATTCTCTCTGAAACATATCGTTAAACATGTATCCGAACTGCTCGGTGTAGAAGTTCAGTTTGCCAACGATTGCATGGGTGAAGAAGCTGCTGTAAAAGCTGCCGCTCTGCAACCGGGCGAAGTATTGTTACTTGAAAACCTCCGTTTTTATGCTGAAGAAGAAGGCAAACCGAGAGGACTCGCAGAAGACGCAACAGATGAAGAAAAAGCTGCTGCCAAGAAAGCTGTGAAAGAAAGTCAGAAAGAATTTACTAAAAAATTGGCCTCATACGCTGATTGCTATGTAAATGATGCATTCGGTACAGCTCACCGCGCACACGCTTCTACAGCTTTAATTGCAAAATATTTCGACAAAGATAACAAAATGTTCGGTTATCTGATGGAAAAGGAAGTAAAGGCTGTAGACAAAATATTGAACGATATCAAACGTCCTTTCACCGCTATCATGGGTGGATCTAAAGTCTCTTCCAAAATTGAAATCATCGAGAACCTGCTGAACAAGGTTGATAACTTGATTATCACAGGCGGAATGACTTATACATTTACAAAGGCTCAGGGTGGTCACATCGGTTTGTCTATAGTAGAAGATGATAAGCTTGATCTGGCTCTCGAACTGATGAAAAAAGCAAAAGAGAAAGGTGTAAACCTGGTACTGGCTGTAGATGCTAAGATCGCTGACTCTTTCTCTAATGATGCCAATACTAAATTCTGTGCTGTTAACGAAATTCCTGATGGCTGGGAAGGTTTGGATATAGGTCCGAAATCAGAAGAAATCTTCGCCAACGTTATCAAGAATTCCAAAACAATCTTATGGAATGGCCCGACAGGTGTATTCGAATTCGAAAACTTCACTCACGGTTCACGTTCAGTAGGTGAAGCTATCGTTGAAGCGACTAAAAACGGTGCTTTCTCACTTGTAGGAGGTGGTGACTCTGTGGCTTGTGTCAACAAGTTCGGATTGGCAGACGGTGTATCATATGTTTCTACCGGAGGCGGTGCATTACTTGAAGCAATCGAAGGAAAAGTTCTTCCGGGCATTGCCGCCATTGAAGAATAA
- the nth gene encoding endonuclease III: protein MRKKERFEKIIAWFQENVPIAETELHYNNPFELLIAVILSAQCTDKRVNIITPPLYRDFPTPEALAASTPEVVFEYIRSVSYPNNKAKHLVGMAQMLVKDFNSEVPGTLEELIKLPGVGRKTANVIQSVVFNKAAMAVDTHVFRVSHRLGLVDDKCTTPFSVEKELTKNIPEELIPIAHHWLILHGRYVCQSRTPKCDTCGLQMLCKYYCDKYKVTKDKAKRKNK from the coding sequence ATGAGAAAGAAAGAACGTTTTGAGAAAATAATTGCTTGGTTTCAAGAAAATGTACCTATTGCCGAAACGGAACTCCATTACAACAACCCATTCGAATTACTGATAGCTGTTATCCTTTCCGCGCAATGTACAGACAAGCGAGTGAATATTATTACCCCACCGCTTTACAGGGACTTCCCTACTCCGGAAGCTTTGGCAGCCAGTACACCGGAAGTGGTATTCGAATACATTCGCAGTGTGTCCTATCCCAATAACAAAGCAAAACACTTGGTAGGCATGGCTCAAATGTTGGTAAAAGATTTCAATAGTGAAGTGCCCGGAACATTGGAAGAACTGATAAAGCTGCCGGGAGTCGGACGGAAAACTGCTAATGTAATCCAGTCCGTTGTATTCAACAAGGCTGCCATGGCGGTAGACACACATGTATTCCGCGTCAGTCACCGTTTGGGATTAGTGGACGATAAATGCACTACTCCGTTCAGTGTAGAAAAAGAATTAACGAAAAACATTCCCGAAGAACTGATTCCCATAGCTCATCATTGGCTGATACTTCATGGCCGATATGTTTGCCAGTCACGTACTCCCAAATGTGATACTTGCGGTTTGCAAATGTTGTGCAAATATTACTGTGATAAGTATAAAGTAACAAAAGACAAAGCAAAGAGAAAGAATAAATAA
- a CDS encoding MFS transporter, protein MKDRLATPSYCFILAANFLLYFGFWLLIPVLPFYLSEVFRAGNSTIGIILSCYTIAALCIRPFSGYLLDSFARKPLYLLSYFIFTSIFAGYIVAGSLTLFIIFRIIHGVSFGMVTVGGNTVVIDIMPSSRRGEGLGYYGLTNNTAMSIGPMTGLFMHDAEMSFTMIFSCSLISCILGFLSASLVRTSYKPPVKREPISLDRFILLKGIPAGISLLLLSIPYGMTTNYVAMYSRQIGINAQTGFFFTFMAVGMAISRIFSGKLVDKGKITQVISAGLYIVVFTFFLLAACVYIVQWDITVCTVLFFVIALSLGIGFGIMFPAYNTLFVNLAPNSQRGTATSTYLTSWDVGIGIGMLTGGFIAEISTFDMAYLFGACLTVVSIFYFNLRVAPHYHKNKLR, encoded by the coding sequence ATGAAAGACAGACTTGCCACACCCAGTTACTGCTTCATATTAGCGGCCAATTTTCTGCTGTATTTCGGTTTCTGGCTATTGATTCCGGTATTGCCTTTCTATCTGTCGGAAGTTTTTCGTGCCGGGAACTCCACTATCGGAATTATATTATCCTGTTATACTATCGCAGCACTATGCATCCGCCCATTCTCCGGTTATCTGCTCGATTCTTTTGCACGAAAACCACTTTATCTGCTTTCTTATTTCATATTTACCAGTATTTTCGCAGGTTATATCGTAGCCGGAAGCCTCACCTTATTTATAATATTCCGTATTATCCACGGGGTCTCTTTTGGGATGGTAACGGTAGGAGGAAATACTGTCGTGATCGACATCATGCCTTCATCAAGGCGCGGGGAGGGATTGGGGTATTACGGACTGACAAATAATACAGCTATGTCCATCGGTCCGATGACCGGGCTTTTTATGCACGATGCAGAGATGTCATTTACAATGATATTTAGCTGTTCGCTTATATCCTGCATACTCGGTTTTTTGTCTGCAAGCCTAGTGAGAACATCCTATAAACCTCCTGTCAAACGAGAACCGATATCATTGGATCGTTTCATTTTATTAAAAGGAATACCAGCGGGAATCAGCCTTTTACTGCTCTCTATTCCTTATGGAATGACTACCAACTATGTAGCCATGTATTCACGCCAAATTGGAATTAATGCGCAAACAGGATTCTTCTTCACTTTTATGGCAGTCGGAATGGCTATTTCACGAATCTTTTCCGGTAAATTGGTTGACAAAGGAAAAATAACACAGGTTATCTCTGCCGGATTGTATATTGTTGTTTTCACTTTTTTCTTGTTAGCAGCCTGCGTATATATTGTTCAATGGGATATCACAGTATGCACCGTATTGTTTTTCGTAATAGCCCTATCACTCGGAATAGGATTTGGAATCATGTTTCCGGCCTACAATACGCTGTTCGTAAACCTCGCTCCTAACAGCCAGCGCGGAACTGCGACTTCAACCTACCTGACTTCTTGGGACGTAGGAATCGGCATCGGTATGCTGACCGGAGGATTCATTGCCGAGATCAGCACTTTCGACATGGCCTACCTGTTCGGTGCCTGTCTAACGGTAGTTTCTATCTTTTATTTTAACCTAAGAGTTGCTCCTCACTATCATAAAAACAAATTACGATGA
- the pheS gene encoding phenylalanine--tRNA ligase subunit alpha, whose product MIAKINQLLEEVEALKAASADELEALRIKYLSKKGAINELMADFRNVAADQKKEVGMRLNELKTKAQEKINTLKEQFDNQDNGACELDLTRSAYPVELGTRHPLSIVKNEIIDIFARLGFSIAEGPEIEDDWHVFSALNFAEDHPARDMQDTFFIESHPDILLRTHTSSVQSRVMEVSQPPIRIICPGRVYRNEAISYRAHCFFHQVEALYVDQNVSFTDLKQVLLLFAKEMFGADTKIRLRPSYFPFTEPSAEMDISCNICGGKGCPFCKHTGWVEILGCGMVDLNVLDANGIDSKIYSGYALGMGIERITNLKYQVKDLRMFSENDTRFLKEFEAAY is encoded by the coding sequence ATGATAGCTAAGATTAACCAACTCCTTGAAGAAGTTGAAGCACTGAAAGCTGCCAGTGCAGACGAGCTTGAAGCTCTACGCATCAAATATCTCAGTAAAAAAGGAGCCATTAATGAACTTATGGCAGATTTTCGCAATGTAGCGGCAGACCAAAAAAAGGAAGTCGGCATGAGATTGAACGAATTGAAAACAAAAGCACAAGAGAAAATCAACACGCTGAAAGAGCAATTCGACAATCAAGATAACGGTGCATGTGAACTCGACCTCACCCGTTCTGCATATCCTGTAGAATTGGGTACACGTCATCCACTTTCTATCGTTAAGAATGAAATCATAGATATCTTTGCCCGCTTGGGATTCAGTATTGCCGAAGGACCTGAAATAGAAGATGACTGGCACGTGTTTTCCGCACTTAACTTTGCCGAAGATCACCCGGCACGTGATATGCAGGACACGTTCTTCATCGAATCACATCCGGATATTTTGTTGCGTACGCATACTTCCTCTGTGCAAAGTCGTGTAATGGAAGTTTCTCAACCTCCTATCCGCATCATCTGTCCGGGACGTGTTTACCGTAATGAAGCCATCAGCTATCGTGCCCACTGCTTCTTCCACCAAGTCGAAGCTTTGTATGTGGATCAAAATGTATCATTCACTGACTTGAAACAAGTACTGTTGCTCTTTGCCAAAGAAATGTTCGGTGCTGATACAAAAATTCGTTTGCGCCCGTCTTATTTCCCATTTACTGAGCCAAGCGCAGAAATGGACATCAGCTGCAATATCTGCGGTGGAAAAGGCTGTCCGTTTTGTAAACATACCGGTTGGGTAGAAATTCTAGGATGTGGCATGGTCGACCTGAACGTACTCGATGCTAACGGAATAGATAGCAAAATATACAGTGGTTATGCTCTTGGAATGGGTATCGAGCGAATCACTAACTTGAAATATCAAGTGAAAGATTTACGCATGTTCTCGGAAAACGATACACGGTTCTTAAAAGAATTCGAGGCAGCCTACTAA
- a CDS encoding putative peptidoglycan-binding domain-containing protein — MLFTIFFSILAINKVYSVTIATDGAIGNIILTYTNNKAKLNELVNEFINQRRIYYQDLVKRKSTNQKFLKSWLNKVDIATEFVERNSK, encoded by the coding sequence ATGTTATTCACTATTTTTTTCAGTATACTTGCAATTAATAAGGTGTACAGTGTGACAATTGCAACAGATGGTGCAATTGGAAACATTATCCTTACTTATACCAATAATAAAGCCAAATTGAATGAGTTGGTTAATGAATTCATTAATCAACGAAGGATATATTATCAGGATTTGGTAAAGAGGAAGTCGACTAATCAAAAATTTCTTAAAAGTTGGTTGAACAAGGTTGATATAGCAACAGAATTTGTTGAAAGAAACAGTAAATAA
- a CDS encoding STAS-like domain-containing protein yields the protein MVTVKIKDVLNGRNYPEGGTMLFSIIKDAMNSNQTVSIDMEDVDSFPTMFMNTSFGSLIDLFGLDTTKQALRFQNIKKAQIERIRKYFNDYKSLID from the coding sequence ATGGTAACAGTTAAAATAAAAGATGTATTAAACGGGAGAAACTATCCAGAAGGAGGGACAATGCTGTTTAGTATTATAAAAGATGCAATGAACAGTAATCAGACTGTATCCATAGATATGGAAGATGTGGATTCTTTTCCGACAATGTTTATGAATACTTCTTTTGGTAGTTTGATTGATTTATTTGGTTTAGATACAACTAAGCAGGCATTGCGATTTCAGAATATAAAAAAGGCTCAAATTGAACGTATCAGAAAATATTTTAATGATTATAAGTCTTTAATAGATTGA
- a CDS encoding DUF1493 family protein: MKVQINRDLIRLIEEYAGSLDAFSDIENISLYHDLSIYGDNADELLSKYSSLFNVSMNEFHFNDYFPEEGDEISGFIKGLFKGKEKKYKPLTIEGLRQGIINKKLN, from the coding sequence ATGAAAGTACAAATAAATAGAGATTTGATTAGACTAATAGAAGAATACGCAGGAAGTCTGGATGCATTTTCTGATATAGAAAACATAAGTTTATATCATGACCTATCAATATATGGTGACAACGCAGATGAATTGCTATCAAAATATTCGTCTTTATTCAATGTTTCTATGAATGAATTTCATTTTAACGACTATTTTCCCGAAGAAGGAGATGAAATATCCGGTTTTATAAAAGGTTTATTTAAAGGAAAAGAAAAAAAGTATAAACCATTAACAATAGAAGGTTTACGGCAAGGAATTATCAATAAGAAACTCAACTAA
- a CDS encoding toxin-antitoxin system YwqK family antitoxin, with product MKKIMLLLLFGVMVLTSTAQEKVYQIEEITVINYGDGRMLFRLNNEEKTPLNGSHRLIDGYHSEYILADFKDGMYHGDYRHFKENKLLEECRYKEGNRDGSYKCYYGDGQTVQSERTFIDGKVDGVSRTYHSNGKVETEKVYKLGIEDGYDRRYGSDGTLTLDECYKDGKRDGKWTQHLSSNLGDIVRISFYKKGLPDGQWSETWKDGKPRSKSSYKDGKKEGLWIRYGKSGKPEKSTTYKNDEKNGEEITYFTDGTPEKSSNYLNGKLNGITKEFYFESGKCKSEYTFRNGEREGAYKRYFDTGELREEGRCEVDSEVYRKEYYANGKLKSVAERKGGGWNTLERYDSEGNKE from the coding sequence ATGAAGAAAATTATGTTACTACTCCTTTTCGGAGTAATGGTACTTACGAGTACGGCACAGGAAAAAGTTTATCAAATAGAAGAAATCACTGTTATCAACTATGGGGATGGCCGGATGCTCTTTCGCCTGAACAATGAAGAAAAGACCCCGCTCAACGGCTCTCACCGCCTGATTGACGGCTATCACTCGGAGTACATTCTTGCTGACTTTAAGGATGGCATGTATCATGGCGATTACCGACATTTCAAAGAGAACAAACTACTTGAAGAGTGCCGTTACAAAGAGGGAAACAGGGATGGATCATACAAGTGCTATTATGGTGACGGACAGACCGTGCAAAGTGAGCGAACGTTTATAGACGGCAAAGTGGATGGCGTGAGCAGGACATATCACTCGAACGGCAAAGTTGAAACAGAAAAAGTATATAAGTTAGGAATTGAAGATGGTTATGACCGGCGATACGGCAGCGACGGCACTCTGACGCTCGACGAATGTTATAAAGACGGTAAACGCGATGGCAAATGGACTCAACACCTATCGAGTAACCTCGGTGACATAGTTCGCATCAGTTTCTATAAGAAGGGCTTGCCCGATGGTCAGTGGAGCGAAACGTGGAAAGACGGCAAGCCCCGTAGCAAAAGCAGCTATAAAGACGGCAAAAAAGAAGGTCTCTGGATTAGATATGGTAAAAGCGGCAAGCCCGAAAAGTCCACCACTTACAAAAATGATGAAAAGAACGGAGAAGAGATTACTTATTTCACTGACGGCACTCCTGAAAAGTCGTCAAACTACCTCAATGGCAAATTGAACGGAATAACAAAGGAATTCTATTTTGAATCTGGCAAATGCAAATCGGAATATACTTTCAGGAACGGTGAGCGTGAAGGAGCATATAAACGTTACTTTGATACTGGAGAGTTGCGGGAGGAGGGTCGTTGTGAAGTTGATAGCGAGGTCTATCGCAAGGAGTATTACGCTAACGGCAAGCTCAAATCGGTTGCCGAGCGCAAGGGCGGAGGTTGGAATACCCTTGAAAGATATGATTCGGAGGGTAACAAAGAGTAA
- a CDS encoding TetR/AcrR family transcriptional regulator: MKQEEKKTRNRRTNEQLDRDVMSELEKLVAEQGFDNVNLSTLTKAAGMEANVFYRRYGSMDNLYDRLAKQYDFWMNNAIDISNLNVLGPKKFFAETFKTLFRNLSDNPVMQKLLLYEMSVINDTTKRTAETRDIMNLNLITYYETLFKPAKVNIKSITAILIGGIYYLILHKECAKICTIDFNTPEGEKAFSEGIDCLTDTIFNRLEAYERDRNAVRQMLADGISELKICKYMGISKNDLKMLLSK, encoded by the coding sequence ATGAAGCAGGAAGAGAAAAAAACTCGAAACAGACGAACCAATGAACAATTAGACAGGGATGTGATGTCCGAACTCGAAAAACTTGTGGCGGAACAGGGCTTCGACAATGTCAATCTAAGTACTTTGACAAAGGCTGCAGGAATGGAAGCCAACGTATTCTATAGAAGATACGGTTCGATGGATAATCTCTATGACAGACTTGCCAAGCAATATGATTTCTGGATGAACAATGCCATCGATATTTCCAACTTGAATGTATTGGGGCCTAAAAAGTTCTTCGCTGAAACATTCAAGACGCTCTTCAGAAACTTGTCTGATAATCCTGTTATGCAAAAGCTGTTGCTTTACGAAATGTCAGTCATCAATGATACTACCAAAAGAACGGCGGAAACGCGAGATATCATGAACCTTAATTTGATTACATATTACGAAACGCTGTTTAAACCAGCAAAAGTCAATATTAAAAGCATCACCGCAATCCTAATCGGAGGAATTTACTATTTGATACTTCACAAGGAGTGTGCCAAAATCTGCACGATAGACTTTAATACCCCGGAAGGAGAAAAAGCCTTTTCAGAGGGAATAGACTGCTTGACCGATACTATTTTCAATAGATTGGAAGCGTATGAAAGAGACAGAAACGCAGTCCGGCAAATGCTGGCTGACGGCATAAGCGAGCTAAAGATATGCAAATACATGGGCATTAGCAAGAATGACTTGAAAATGTTGCTCTCAAAGTAA
- the mobV gene encoding MobV family relaxase: MGFVVLHMEKAHGSDSGTTAHIERFIIPKNADPTRTHLNRKLVAYPDGIKDRSAAIQRRLEEAGLTRKIGNNQVRAIQINVSGTHEDMERIEREGRLDEWCADNLKYFTDTFGKENIVAAHLHRDEETLHIHVTLVPIVKGERKRRKREEQTKKRYRKKPTDTVRLCADDIMTRLKLKSYQDTYAEAMAKYGLQRGIDGSKARHKSTQQYYRDIQKLADNLKAEVVDLQQQKETAREELRRAKKEIQTEKLKGAATTAAANIAESVGSFFGSNKVKTLERENTTLHREVADHEETIEALQDRIQTMQADHSREIQEMQQKHGREIADKEAKHKEEISFLKAVIARAAAWFPYFREMLRIENLCRLVGFDERQTATLVKGKQLEYEGELYSEEHKRKFKTEKAGFQVLKDPTDGTRLVLAIDRKPIAEWFKEQFEKLRQNIR, encoded by the coding sequence ATGGGTTTCGTAGTATTGCACATGGAAAAGGCGCACGGTTCCGACAGCGGAACAACCGCCCACATCGAGCGTTTCATCATCCCGAAGAACGCAGACCCCACACGAACGCACCTGAACCGAAAACTCGTTGCCTACCCCGACGGGATAAAAGACCGTTCGGCAGCTATTCAGAGAAGACTGGAAGAAGCTGGGCTGACACGCAAAATCGGAAACAACCAAGTACGGGCAATCCAAATCAACGTGTCGGGAACGCACGAGGACATGGAACGCATCGAAAGGGAGGGGCGTTTGGACGAGTGGTGCGCCGACAATCTGAAATACTTCACCGACACGTTCGGAAAGGAGAACATCGTGGCGGCTCACCTGCACAGGGACGAGGAAACGCTGCACATACACGTTACACTCGTTCCCATCGTCAAGGGAGAGCGCAAGCGCAGGAAAAGGGAGGAGCAGACGAAGAAGCGATACCGCAAGAAGCCGACAGACACCGTAAGGCTGTGCGCAGACGATATTATGACACGGCTGAAATTAAAGTCCTACCAAGATACCTATGCCGAAGCGATGGCGAAATACGGGCTGCAAAGAGGTATAGACGGTTCGAAGGCTCGCCACAAGTCCACGCAGCAGTATTATCGGGACATACAGAAACTCGCCGACAATCTGAAAGCGGAAGTGGTGGATTTGCAGCAGCAAAAAGAAACGGCACGGGAGGAATTAAGACGGGCGAAAAAAGAGATACAGACCGAGAAGCTGAAAGGGGCAGCAACTACCGCAGCCGCCAACATCGCTGAGAGCGTCGGTTCTTTTTTCGGCAGTAACAAGGTCAAGACGCTGGAGAGGGAGAACACCACCCTGCATAGGGAGGTAGCCGACCACGAGGAAACCATCGAAGCCCTGCAAGATAGAATACAGACCATGCAGGCAGACCACAGCCGGGAGATACAGGAAATGCAGCAGAAGCACGGCAGGGAGATAGCGGACAAGGAAGCGAAACACAAGGAGGAAATATCGTTTCTGAAAGCGGTAATTGCAAGGGCAGCGGCATGGTTTCCCTATTTCCGTGAAATGCTCCGTATCGAAAACCTATGCCGCCTTGTCGGGTTCGATGAAAGGCAGACGGCAACGCTCGTCAAGGGAAAGCAGTTGGAATATGAAGGGGAACTCTATTCGGAGGAACACAAGCGGAAGTTCAAAACCGAAAAGGCAGGGTTTCAAGTGCTGAAAGACCCGACCGACGGGACGAGATTGGTTCTTGCCATTGACCGAAAGCCCATTGCCGAGTGGTTCAAAGAGCAATTTGAGAAGTTAAGGCAGAACATTCGCTGA
- a CDS encoding tyrosine-type recombinase/integrase encodes MISLSLAVVPAKVLADGTHKIRVAINHKRETRYLATRFSINNLKQFKNGRVVGCENSDSINKKLRDILDEYQDAVDKINTDAFNATQIREYLSRYKSSSTTVSQRWQGYIDELNEEGRTGTAGLHQYTKRYFEERFVGEIMFDAISPAVVKDFDKFLRIKKNLGDTTISMHMKRFKVIVNAAKRDNIIKYEVDPFAYYEMPHSEEREIDITVEELKKIRDCNVKEKSLCVARDIFMISYYLGGINLIDLMNANFKNASVLEYIRTKTAHTKRGDKRISITIPFEAKEILKKWVNKSGKLEFGYKYSYVNFRNYITKEIQRLASLQGIDKRVVYYSARKSFVQHGFEIGIPLEILEYYIGQSVKKNRPIFNYVKFMRKHADEAIRKVLDNLK; translated from the coding sequence ATGATTTCATTATCACTGGCCGTTGTTCCAGCAAAAGTTTTAGCCGATGGAACACACAAAATTAGAGTAGCAATTAACCACAAAAGAGAGACACGTTACTTAGCTACGCGATTTTCTATAAATAATTTAAAACAGTTTAAAAACGGTCGAGTTGTCGGATGCGAAAACTCTGACTCAATAAATAAAAAATTACGTGATATTTTAGACGAATATCAAGATGCCGTAGACAAAATAAATACGGATGCATTCAATGCAACACAAATACGTGAATATCTTTCTCGTTATAAATCCTCTTCTACTACTGTTTCACAAAGATGGCAGGGATACATAGATGAATTAAACGAGGAAGGCCGTACCGGAACAGCCGGATTACATCAATATACTAAAAGATACTTTGAAGAACGGTTTGTTGGGGAAATAATGTTTGATGCAATCAGTCCTGCTGTCGTTAAGGACTTTGATAAATTTTTGAGAATAAAAAAGAATTTAGGAGACACAACTATAAGTATGCATATGAAGCGATTTAAAGTTATTGTAAACGCTGCAAAACGCGATAATATAATAAAATACGAAGTTGATCCATTCGCTTATTATGAAATGCCACATTCAGAAGAAAGAGAGATAGATATAACCGTTGAAGAATTAAAGAAAATACGCGATTGCAATGTAAAAGAAAAATCTCTGTGTGTTGCACGTGACATATTTATGATTTCATACTATCTAGGAGGTATTAATCTTATTGATCTGATGAATGCAAACTTTAAAAATGCAAGTGTATTAGAGTATATTAGAACGAAAACTGCACATACAAAACGCGGAGATAAAAGAATAAGCATCACTATACCATTCGAAGCAAAAGAGATATTAAAAAAATGGGTAAATAAAAGTGGAAAACTTGAATTCGGATATAAATATTCATATGTAAATTTTAGGAATTATATCACAAAAGAAATACAGAGGCTCGCTTCACTTCAGGGAATAGATAAAAGAGTAGTCTATTATTCTGCGAGAAAATCATTTGTGCAACACGGCTTTGAAATAGGAATTCCACTTGAAATATTAGAATACTACATTGGTCAATCAGTAAAAAAGAATAGACCTATTTTTAATTACGTGAAGTTCATGAGGAAACATGCGGACGAAGCAATAAGAAAAGTGCTTGATAATTTAAAATAA
- a CDS encoding DUF4286 family protein encodes MLIYNTTYQVDDDINENFLIWIRECYIPEIEKNGILKFPRICRVLSHREDGTSYTVQWEVESSSLLHRWHMEQGMKLNDEMMKIFKDKVVGFPTLMEVIV; translated from the coding sequence ATGCTTATCTATAATACAACATATCAAGTAGATGATGATATTAATGAAAATTTCCTGATATGGATCAGAGAGTGCTATATACCTGAAATAGAAAAGAATGGAATCTTAAAATTTCCTCGTATTTGTCGTGTCTTGAGTCATAGAGAAGATGGAACTTCTTATACTGTGCAATGGGAAGTTGAAAGTAGCAGTCTGTTGCATCGTTGGCATATGGAACAGGGAATGAAGCTCAATGATGAAATGATGAAGATATTTAAGGATAAGGTGGTAGGCTTCCCGACATTGATGGAGGTAATAGTGTGA
- the ruvC gene encoding crossover junction endodeoxyribonuclease RuvC: protein MIQSVKEKIILGIDPGTTIMGYGVLRVKGTKPEMIAMGIIDLRKFRDHYLKLRHIHERVLSIIESYLPDELAIEAPFFGKNVQSMLKLGRAQGVAMAAALIRDIPITEYAPLKIKMAITGNGQASKEQVADMLQRMLHLSKDDMPTFMDATDGLAAAYCHFLQMGRPVTEKGYHGWKDFIAKNPNKVR, encoded by the coding sequence GTGATTCAATCTGTCAAAGAGAAAATAATTTTGGGTATTGATCCCGGTACTACGATCATGGGATATGGGGTACTACGGGTAAAAGGGACAAAACCTGAAATGATCGCCATGGGAATTATTGACTTGCGGAAATTCAGAGATCACTACCTTAAATTGAGACATATTCATGAAAGGGTACTTAGTATAATTGAGAGTTATCTACCGGATGAACTTGCTATTGAAGCACCTTTCTTCGGAAAGAATGTACAATCAATGTTGAAATTAGGACGCGCTCAAGGAGTTGCAATGGCAGCGGCCTTGATACGGGATATTCCTATAACGGAATACGCACCGTTAAAAATAAAGATGGCCATAACCGGAAACGGACAGGCTTCAAAGGAGCAGGTCGCTGATATGCTACAAAGAATGTTACATTTATCCAAGGATGATATGCCTACTTTCATGGACGCAACGGATGGTTTGGCGGCTGCATATTGTCATTTTCTTCAAATGGGGCGTCCTGTCACAGAGAAAGGTTATCATGGATGGAAGGATTTTATTGCTAAAAATCCTAACAAGGTGAGATGA